The following are from one region of the Rosistilla carotiformis genome:
- a CDS encoding sulfatase family protein, whose protein sequence is MNWDDCGAYGHPAIRTPHIDTLATEGLLFQHAYLTTNSCSPSRASILTGKYPHNTGAEQLHWPLPAGSPTFSAALRRLGYYTAAAGKWHLGDAVRDDFDKRYEASTAGFVLPAGKNGEPAKMIASQPSGCEDWERALDERPRDQPFFLWLAALDPHREYTDGALDPPHRSEDVIVPPHLPDTPEVREDLRLYYDEIGRLDQYVGKVMAKLKQQAVDDNTLILFISDNGRPFPRDKTTLYDGGIRTPWIVRWPAVVAAGETTDALVSAVDIAATFLDLAERTADPTALSSAGAALGADSASTAGPSWTTEGKTFVPTLLDSRKPHRTFAFAEDHWHDYEDHARCVVDARYKLIRNDYPDLPATPSADAGRGLTWQAMLKLHSQGKLTPQQQICFLTPRSEWELYDLQRDPAESVNRFDDPAYTTVRQSMQRALERWTAESGDYIPSRRTPDEFDRDSGEPDHRVRVRPRPSKQEMFGTNGKY, encoded by the coding sequence ATGAACTGGGACGATTGTGGCGCCTATGGGCACCCGGCGATTCGAACGCCTCACATCGACACGCTGGCGACCGAAGGGCTATTGTTCCAACACGCCTACCTGACCACCAATTCGTGCAGTCCTTCGCGTGCGAGCATCTTAACGGGCAAGTATCCGCACAATACGGGAGCCGAACAATTGCACTGGCCCCTCCCAGCGGGAAGCCCCACGTTTTCGGCGGCGCTTCGTCGGCTAGGGTATTACACCGCGGCGGCCGGAAAGTGGCACCTAGGCGATGCGGTACGGGACGACTTCGACAAACGCTACGAAGCGTCGACCGCCGGTTTCGTTTTGCCCGCGGGGAAAAATGGGGAGCCCGCTAAAATGATCGCATCGCAGCCGAGCGGGTGCGAAGATTGGGAACGCGCGCTCGACGAACGGCCGCGCGACCAGCCCTTTTTTCTATGGCTGGCCGCACTCGATCCGCACCGCGAATACACCGACGGAGCCCTCGATCCGCCGCACCGCAGCGAAGATGTGATCGTCCCGCCCCATCTGCCCGACACTCCGGAGGTTCGCGAAGATCTGCGGCTTTATTACGACGAAATCGGTCGCTTGGATCAGTACGTTGGCAAGGTGATGGCCAAGCTGAAGCAACAGGCGGTTGATGACAACACGCTGATCTTATTCATCAGTGACAACGGCCGGCCGTTCCCTCGCGACAAAACGACGTTGTACGACGGTGGCATCCGGACGCCCTGGATCGTGCGTTGGCCGGCAGTGGTTGCAGCTGGCGAGACGACCGATGCGTTGGTCAGCGCGGTCGATATCGCGGCCACCTTTCTTGATTTGGCTGAACGTACCGCAGACCCCACCGCGTTGTCATCGGCAGGAGCCGCGCTGGGTGCTGATAGTGCATCGACCGCCGGTCCGTCCTGGACAACGGAGGGGAAAACCTTTGTCCCAACGCTGTTGGATTCTCGCAAACCACATCGCACATTCGCTTTTGCCGAGGATCATTGGCACGACTACGAAGACCACGCCCGTTGCGTTGTCGATGCGCGGTACAAATTGATTCGGAACGATTACCCCGACTTGCCGGCGACACCTTCGGCAGACGCCGGTCGTGGGTTAACATGGCAAGCGATGTTGAAGCTTCATTCGCAGGGAAAGTTAACGCCGCAGCAACAAATCTGTTTCCTCACGCCTCGTTCGGAATGGGAGCTGTATGATTTGCAACGTGATCCCGCCGAATCGGTCAATCGCTTCGACGACCCCGCCTACACAACGGTTCGTCAATCGATGCAGCGGGCGCTAGAACGATGGACGGCCGAGTCAGGTGATTACATTCCCAGCCGGCGGACACCCGACGAATTTGATCGGGACAGCGGCGAGCCGGACCATCGGGTCCGCGTGCGGCCGCGTCCATCGAAACAAGAGATGTTTGGTACGAATGGAAAATATTGA
- the msrA gene encoding peptide-methionine (S)-S-oxide reductase MsrA: MNERAVLAGGCFWGMEDLFRRQPGVVATRVGYTGGDVPQATYRNHGTHAEAIEVLFDPEETNFRELLEFFFKIHDPTTVNRQGNDRGTSYRSAIYYTNDDQKDVAEKTIADVNASGIWPGKVVTEVEPVSDFWEAEPEHQDYLLRNPTGYTCHFPRPDWVLPPRTDASS, translated from the coding sequence ATGAACGAACGCGCGGTATTAGCAGGTGGATGCTTCTGGGGCATGGAGGATCTGTTTCGCCGGCAGCCTGGCGTTGTCGCGACGCGCGTCGGCTACACCGGTGGCGATGTTCCGCAGGCAACCTATCGAAATCATGGCACCCATGCCGAAGCGATTGAAGTCCTGTTCGACCCCGAAGAAACCAACTTTCGCGAACTGCTTGAATTCTTCTTCAAGATCCACGATCCGACGACCGTCAATCGGCAAGGGAACGACCGCGGAACGTCCTACCGGTCAGCGATCTATTACACCAACGACGATCAGAAGGACGTCGCCGAAAAGACGATCGCTGATGTGAACGCATCGGGAATCTGGCCCGGCAAAGTTGTCACCGAAGTCGAACCGGTCAGCGATTTTTGGGAAGCCGAACCCGAACACCAGGATTATCTGCTGCGGAATCCGACCGGATACACATGTCACTTCCCGCGGCCCGATTGGGTGCTTCCGCCGCGTACCGATGCGTCCTCGTAA
- a CDS encoding protein adenylyltransferase SelO — protein MHLPIDDRFIHALPADPDRSNLRRQIRNAAFSYVTPRVPSQPRLLHAAPDVAALIGLQPDDDQSDSFKNIFSGAVVPDEADPYAMCYGGHQFGSWAGQLGDGRAINLAEVKHAGQHWTLQLKGAGETPYSRTADGLAVLRSSLREHLCSEAMFHLGVPTTRSLSLIATGDAVLRDVMYDGHPEYEPGAVVCRVAPSFVRFGSFEILASRGEHGLLRQLADYTIEHYFAGIAAGKEGYVEFFRQVTQRTLAMIIDWQRVGFVHGVMNTDNMSIHGLTIDYGPYGWLEGYDHAWTPNTTDRQHRRYRYGNQPQIALWNLAQLASAIVPLVGDAEPLREVLAEFQTEFSAQYAMMMAAKLGLDEPRAGDETLFEDLEQLLHATETDMTIFFRRLAAVGQAHTIDDGIDFLKPIADAFYVPAELTGEVLDQWRSWFTTYVLRLQANTSNDAERARRMNAVNPKYVLRNYMAQLAIDKATVGDVSLIHELYDLLRTPYAEQPEREAWFAKRPDWARDKVGCSMLSCSS, from the coding sequence ATGCATCTTCCGATCGACGACCGTTTCATTCACGCATTGCCCGCCGATCCCGATCGTTCCAACCTCCGTCGGCAAATTCGCAACGCAGCCTTCTCGTACGTGACGCCGCGCGTGCCGTCGCAGCCCCGGTTGTTGCACGCCGCCCCGGACGTCGCCGCGTTGATCGGGTTGCAACCCGATGACGACCAGTCGGACAGTTTTAAGAACATCTTCAGTGGAGCCGTCGTTCCCGACGAGGCAGATCCGTACGCGATGTGCTACGGCGGCCATCAGTTTGGTTCGTGGGCGGGGCAACTGGGAGACGGCCGGGCGATCAATCTGGCAGAAGTCAAGCATGCCGGCCAACACTGGACACTGCAATTAAAAGGGGCGGGCGAAACGCCTTACTCGCGAACCGCGGATGGTTTGGCGGTTTTGCGATCGTCGCTGCGCGAGCATCTGTGCAGCGAAGCGATGTTCCATTTGGGAGTGCCGACCACGCGTTCGCTGTCGCTGATCGCAACCGGCGATGCGGTGCTGCGCGATGTGATGTACGACGGGCATCCCGAATACGAACCAGGAGCCGTCGTCTGCCGCGTTGCGCCAAGCTTCGTCCGTTTCGGCAGTTTTGAAATCCTGGCCTCTCGAGGCGAACACGGTCTGCTGCGTCAATTGGCCGACTATACGATCGAGCACTACTTTGCCGGGATCGCGGCGGGGAAAGAAGGCTACGTTGAATTCTTCCGCCAGGTCACCCAACGCACGCTGGCCATGATCATCGATTGGCAACGTGTCGGTTTCGTTCATGGAGTAATGAATACCGATAACATGTCGATCCATGGCCTCACGATCGATTATGGACCCTATGGTTGGCTGGAGGGCTACGACCACGCTTGGACTCCCAACACAACCGATCGCCAACACCGCCGATATCGCTACGGTAACCAACCGCAGATCGCTCTTTGGAACCTCGCCCAATTGGCTAGCGCGATCGTACCGTTGGTCGGCGATGCCGAACCGCTGCGGGAGGTTTTGGCGGAATTCCAAACGGAATTTTCGGCCCAATACGCCATGATGATGGCCGCGAAGTTGGGACTGGATGAACCACGTGCTGGCGATGAAACGCTGTTCGAAGACCTGGAACAGCTGTTACATGCAACGGAAACCGATATGACGATCTTCTTCCGCCGACTCGCTGCGGTCGGACAAGCGCATACGATCGACGACGGGATCGATTTCCTGAAACCGATCGCCGACGCGTTTTACGTTCCCGCCGAACTGACGGGAGAAGTGTTGGATCAGTGGCGCAGCTGGTTCACCACGTATGTGCTGCGTTTACAAGCAAACACGTCGAACGATGCCGAGCGCGCCCGTCGCATGAACGCCGTCAATCCGAAGTATGTGTTACGAAACTACATGGCGCAACTGGCAATCGATAAAGCAACGGTTGGAGACGTCTCGCTGATCCACGAACTTTACGATCTATTGCGGACGCCCTACGCGGAGCAACCCGAACGGGAAGCGTGGTTCGCCAAGCGTCCCGACTGGGCCCGTGATAAGGTTGGCTGCTCGATGCTCTCCTGCAGTTCGTAA
- a CDS encoding Dabb family protein: MSEFAIEHTVTFQLKHPAGSPEEGAFLAAASELAAIPNVHKFQIRRQTSPKNSHRFGISMWFENADHFAAYCDHPAHVDFVQQRWLNEVVDFQESDFESITTTSDA, translated from the coding sequence ATGTCAGAATTCGCCATCGAACACACCGTCACTTTCCAATTGAAGCATCCCGCCGGATCGCCCGAAGAGGGGGCGTTCCTGGCGGCCGCATCCGAATTGGCAGCGATCCCCAACGTCCACAAGTTTCAAATTCGACGGCAAACCAGTCCCAAGAATTCGCATCGGTTTGGGATCTCGATGTGGTTCGAGAACGCCGATCACTTCGCCGCCTACTGCGATCATCCAGCACACGTCGACTTCGTGCAGCAACGTTGGCTCAACGAAGTCGTCGACTTTCAAGAATCGGATTTCGAATCGATCACTACGACGTCCGATGCATAA
- a CDS encoding glycoside hydrolase family protein, with protein sequence MFSETAGSRKTIGDVDVLFHDGLYHLFHLVLPNHDFIAHAVSTDAINWRRVNNALFIGDPGSWDDLMLWTMHISPDPHQPGAWRMFYTGLSRRDQGKYQRLGMAISDDLYQWRKTPVHWEDHRGPRDPERVKQAVRQSRSQVADARHALFDPESCFPLEPDPQYYEASLDEGRHWISFRDPFYYHDGNDGWLLAAGRVNSGPIVRRGCVALMKEMEPNRFVAQPPLHHPRLYDDIEVPNAIHIGEDHYLIGSIREDAKIRYWHTKQIGDCWQSYHDNVLLAQGNYAGRVCRDDQGWLLWNFYSMNLADRTAENLMPPPKRLVKNGEGMLRAVTFEGIEAYVRDAIDTRCIHSLIDDAGPRLQFCRVDDGDLNLACDSGFQAFVFDESLEHFRFQATLQMQGMGKCGLVFRIDPESRDGYYLSLDMLKGVAQLRAWGTGEDGSGEHMMQFQALQSGFWFSETRSEAQVQLIVFGSYIELSVNRRVVLSLADQSFETGQLGVYLETAELCVSNIQLDRLASPRQTDDHLASG encoded by the coding sequence ATGTTTTCAGAGACCGCAGGCAGCCGAAAAACAATCGGCGATGTAGACGTTTTATTCCACGACGGTTTATATCACTTGTTCCATTTGGTTTTACCCAACCACGACTTTATTGCCCACGCCGTCAGCACCGATGCGATCAATTGGCGGCGAGTCAACAACGCCCTGTTTATTGGCGATCCCGGCAGCTGGGACGATTTGATGTTGTGGACGATGCACATCTCGCCGGACCCTCACCAACCGGGCGCCTGGCGGATGTTCTATACCGGGTTGTCGCGACGCGATCAAGGAAAATACCAACGCCTCGGAATGGCGATCAGCGACGACCTGTACCAGTGGCGCAAAACCCCCGTCCACTGGGAAGATCATCGCGGTCCAAGAGATCCCGAACGGGTGAAACAAGCGGTCCGGCAGAGTCGTTCCCAGGTGGCCGATGCGCGGCACGCGCTGTTCGATCCCGAGAGCTGTTTTCCGTTGGAACCCGATCCCCAATACTACGAGGCTTCGTTGGACGAAGGACGGCATTGGATCAGTTTTCGCGATCCGTTTTATTACCACGATGGAAACGATGGATGGTTGTTAGCTGCGGGCCGCGTCAATTCGGGGCCGATTGTTCGTCGCGGTTGCGTGGCATTGATGAAAGAGATGGAACCGAATCGGTTTGTCGCCCAACCTCCACTGCATCACCCACGTCTGTACGACGATATCGAAGTTCCGAACGCCATCCATATCGGCGAAGACCACTACCTGATCGGCAGCATCCGCGAGGATGCCAAAATACGCTATTGGCATACCAAGCAAATCGGCGATTGTTGGCAGAGCTATCACGACAACGTTCTGTTGGCTCAAGGCAATTATGCAGGACGCGTCTGTCGCGACGACCAAGGCTGGTTGTTGTGGAATTTCTATTCCATGAACCTGGCCGACCGGACGGCGGAGAATCTCATGCCACCTCCCAAACGTTTGGTCAAAAATGGTGAAGGGATGCTGCGCGCGGTGACCTTTGAAGGGATCGAAGCTTACGTTCGCGATGCGATCGACACCCGATGCATCCACAGTTTGATCGACGATGCGGGCCCGAGGTTACAATTCTGCCGTGTCGATGACGGGGATCTGAACCTTGCCTGCGACAGTGGTTTCCAAGCGTTTGTGTTCGATGAATCGTTGGAGCATTTCCGCTTCCAAGCCACGCTTCAGATGCAAGGAATGGGCAAATGCGGATTGGTTTTCCGAATCGATCCCGAATCCCGCGACGGTTACTACCTCTCGTTGGACATGCTCAAAGGCGTTGCACAGCTGCGAGCCTGGGGGACTGGCGAAGACGGTAGCGGAGAACACATGATGCAGTTCCAAGCGCTGCAGTCGGGCTTCTGGTTTTCGGAGACTCGATCGGAAGCTCAGGTGCAATTGATCGTCTTCGGCAGCTACATCGAACTGTCGGTTAACCGACGCGTTGTCCTATCGCTGGCCGACCAGAGTTTCGAAACCGGCCAACTGGGCGTCTATTTGGAAACTGCCGAATTATGCGTATCGAACATCCAACTCGATCGGCTCGCCTCACCACGGCAAACCGATGACCATCTAGCCAGCGGTTGA
- a CDS encoding NAD(P)-dependent alcohol dehydrogenase, with product MSTQIHEADATARRHPIAQTMHAMVYDGYGNADVLHRTELPIPRRLPGQLLLAVQASSVNPIDYRLRRGELKGLLPFGFPRVPGYDIAGTVAECADDSAFQPGDRVIAYLDHIRGGACADYAVCSIDVTAKLPDSLPDEEAAAIPLAGTTALQSLRDHGKIQAGQRVLINGASGGVGMFAVQIAKSFNCFVTAVASAPNEAFCRQLGADEFIDYGEVSFTETGARWDLIFDAAGKSGYLESRRVLSDSGRFVSTEPDVQGMMMSVLTWPLSKRGKVMLAKPNADDLRTLIDLYERGKLKITIDSRFPFTELGAAHRRVEDGVDRGKVVLLNG from the coding sequence ATGTCTACTCAAATTCACGAAGCCGACGCAACCGCGCGTCGACACCCGATCGCTCAAACCATGCATGCGATGGTTTACGACGGATATGGCAACGCCGACGTTTTGCATCGAACCGAACTGCCAATTCCGAGGCGTTTACCCGGCCAGTTATTGCTCGCGGTGCAGGCTTCCAGCGTCAATCCGATCGATTATCGGTTGCGCCGCGGCGAATTGAAGGGATTGCTCCCCTTTGGCTTTCCCCGCGTTCCGGGGTATGACATCGCCGGGACGGTGGCAGAATGTGCGGACGATTCCGCCTTCCAGCCCGGCGATCGGGTGATCGCGTATTTGGATCATATCCGTGGCGGCGCGTGCGCCGACTACGCGGTCTGTTCGATCGATGTGACCGCCAAGCTTCCCGATTCGCTTCCCGATGAAGAGGCGGCTGCGATACCATTGGCGGGCACCACGGCGCTGCAGTCATTGCGTGATCACGGAAAAATCCAAGCGGGGCAACGCGTGCTGATCAATGGCGCCAGTGGCGGAGTGGGGATGTTTGCCGTGCAGATCGCCAAGTCGTTCAATTGTTTCGTGACCGCCGTCGCCAGCGCCCCCAACGAAGCGTTTTGCAGGCAGCTGGGGGCCGATGAATTTATCGATTACGGTGAAGTCTCTTTCACGGAAACCGGTGCCCGGTGGGATCTGATTTTTGACGCCGCAGGCAAGTCGGGGTACCTCGAATCGCGAAGGGTGCTTAGCGATTCCGGGCGATTTGTTTCGACCGAACCCGACGTCCAGGGAATGATGATGTCGGTGCTCACTTGGCCGCTTTCAAAGCGTGGTAAAGTGATGTTGGCGAAACCGAACGCCGACGATTTGCGGACGCTAATCGACTTGTACGAACGCGGAAAGTTGAAGATCACGATCGACAGTCGGTTCCCGTTCACCGAACTTGGCGCAGCCCATCGCCGTGTGGAGGATGGTGTCGATCGCGGAAAAGTCGTCCTGCTGAACGGTTAG
- a CDS encoding EcsC family protein: protein MNTELIDDALPEEVLVQLREAKTILEHHGIADRLTELIGKPITASLKLLPDVAENAVYAAIDKSMRVALDVALRTLGDDPLKSGKPRLLTHKLMAGVVGAAGGAMGGATIAAELPVSTVLILRSVADIARSEGEDLTSVESQLACLQVFALDPGNSESVDDDTEIGYFAVRAAMAQQIRDASQFVLKNGVADTAAPPLVKLVTMIGKRFGTVVSEKIAAQAIPVIGALGGALINSYFIDHYQDIARAHFSIRRLERRYGVARVRQVYGGLR, encoded by the coding sequence ATGAATACAGAACTGATCGACGACGCATTGCCCGAGGAAGTGTTGGTGCAGTTGCGGGAAGCGAAAACCATCCTCGAACATCACGGGATTGCCGACCGCCTGACCGAACTGATCGGCAAGCCGATCACCGCATCTCTAAAGCTATTGCCCGATGTGGCGGAAAACGCAGTTTATGCCGCGATCGACAAATCGATGCGTGTCGCATTGGACGTCGCGTTGCGGACGCTGGGAGATGATCCATTGAAATCGGGAAAGCCACGATTGCTTACGCATAAATTGATGGCCGGTGTTGTGGGTGCGGCCGGCGGCGCGATGGGCGGCGCGACGATCGCGGCGGAACTGCCGGTGTCGACCGTATTGATCTTGCGTAGCGTCGCCGACATCGCACGCAGTGAAGGTGAAGATCTTACAAGCGTTGAGTCACAACTTGCCTGTCTTCAAGTCTTCGCCCTGGATCCGGGCAACTCTGAATCCGTCGATGACGATACCGAAATCGGGTACTTCGCCGTTCGGGCGGCAATGGCGCAACAAATCCGCGACGCTTCCCAGTTCGTCTTAAAAAACGGCGTGGCCGACACCGCCGCTCCCCCGTTAGTCAAGCTTGTCACGATGATCGGCAAACGGTTCGGAACCGTCGTCAGCGAAAAGATCGCGGCGCAAGCGATCCCAGTGATCGGAGCACTCGGCGGCGCGTTGATCAATAGCTATTTTATCGACCACTACCAAGACATCGCCCGCGCCCACTTTAGCATCCGGCGGCTGGAGCGGAGGTACGGCGTCGCCCGCGTCCGCCAAGTTTACGGTGGTTTGCGGTGA
- a CDS encoding GlsB/YeaQ/YmgE family stress response membrane protein, translating into MFSIIGWIFFGLLTGLIARALVPGDHSMGCMRTVMLGVAGSFVGGAIGYLLQGGSVVQSSGWIGSILGAIILLAISMRRSNAVD; encoded by the coding sequence ATGTTTTCGATCATTGGTTGGATCTTTTTTGGCTTATTGACCGGCTTGATTGCCCGTGCGCTTGTCCCCGGCGATCATTCGATGGGGTGCATGCGAACCGTCATGCTTGGCGTCGCCGGATCGTTTGTTGGTGGCGCGATCGGATATCTGTTGCAAGGTGGGTCGGTGGTTCAGTCGAGCGGATGGATCGGATCGATCCTTGGCGCGATCATTCTGCTGGCGATTTCGATGCGTCGAAGCAACGCCGTCGACTGA
- a CDS encoding type 1 glutamine amidotransferase domain-containing protein produces the protein MSQQELKGKRIAFLVTDGFEQVELTQPWEAIQAAGAEVVLVSPKEKQVQGMNHDEKGETFSVDQMVQSSSAAEFDGLVLPGGVANPDALRVCTASVSFVRDFFAQHKPVAAICHGPWTLIEADVVRGRTVTSWPSLKTDLVNAGANWVDEECVCDEGLVTSRNPDDLPAFCAKAIEEFAEGKHAAQTV, from the coding sequence ATGAGTCAGCAAGAATTGAAAGGCAAACGCATTGCGTTTTTGGTAACCGACGGCTTTGAACAAGTCGAACTCACCCAGCCGTGGGAAGCGATTCAGGCGGCCGGCGCAGAAGTCGTGTTGGTCTCGCCAAAAGAGAAGCAGGTGCAAGGGATGAACCACGACGAAAAAGGGGAGACGTTTTCGGTGGACCAGATGGTCCAATCGAGTTCCGCCGCGGAATTCGACGGCTTGGTGCTGCCAGGTGGTGTCGCCAACCCCGATGCTTTGCGAGTCTGTACCGCCAGTGTCAGCTTTGTCCGCGACTTTTTCGCGCAACATAAACCCGTTGCTGCGATCTGCCACGGCCCATGGACCCTAATCGAAGCTGACGTCGTCCGTGGACGTACCGTCACCTCATGGCCAAGCTTGAAGACCGATCTGGTTAACGCGGGTGCGAACTGGGTAGACGAGGAGTGCGTCTGTGACGAAGGCTTGGTAACAAGCCGAAACCCCGACGACTTGCCAGCATTCTGTGCAAAGGCAATCGAAGAGTTCGCCGAAGGCAAGCACGCGGCGCAAACCGTCTAG
- a CDS encoding pyridoxamine 5'-phosphate oxidase family protein: MDTHQKLIDLIKDFDNAMLVTRSNDRTLDARPMAIAEVEEGGEMWFVTDRNSGKVADLMLDVEVAVTMQGKGKFVSISGTAQAVDDRAKLNELWNEAWKVWFPEGKASEAIVLLRIEPIHGQYWDNSGLQGISYLIKAGKAYLQGERPSTSDATNAFVPL; the protein is encoded by the coding sequence ATGGATACGCATCAAAAACTGATTGATCTGATCAAAGACTTCGACAACGCCATGCTGGTGACTCGCAGCAACGACCGCACCCTCGACGCTCGCCCGATGGCGATCGCCGAGGTAGAAGAGGGCGGGGAAATGTGGTTTGTCACCGACCGGAATTCGGGGAAGGTGGCCGACTTGATGTTGGATGTGGAAGTCGCCGTGACGATGCAAGGCAAAGGCAAGTTTGTCTCGATATCCGGTACCGCTCAGGCGGTCGACGACCGGGCCAAACTGAACGAGCTTTGGAACGAAGCCTGGAAAGTTTGGTTCCCGGAGGGGAAGGCCAGCGAAGCGATCGTGTTGCTGCGCATTGAACCAATCCATGGGCAGTACTGGGACAACTCTGGGCTGCAAGGCATCTCGTATCTGATTAAAGCAGGGAAGGCGTATCTTCAAGGCGAACGTCCGTCGACAAGTGACGCAACCAACGCCTTCGTCCCTCTGTAA
- a CDS encoding MgtC/SapB family protein, producing MFEAHDIENLQTIAIAAACGAVLGIEREIAGKPAGIRTHIFVCAGSALMMILGHEVVNQFQREEPNSLLNSDPIRILQAIVVGISFLGAGTIVHQKQEGVEGLTTAATIYLTAGIGVAAAVNRVPLALTITFFAVLVLVVLGIVEDKIGKIVYRRGKAKEARRESDTE from the coding sequence ATGTTCGAAGCGCATGACATTGAAAACCTGCAAACCATCGCGATTGCGGCCGCATGCGGCGCAGTGCTTGGTATCGAACGCGAAATCGCCGGGAAACCGGCGGGCATCCGCACGCACATTTTCGTCTGCGCCGGTTCGGCGCTGATGATGATCTTGGGTCACGAGGTCGTCAATCAGTTTCAGCGTGAAGAACCGAATTCGCTATTGAACTCCGACCCGATCCGGATCCTGCAAGCGATTGTCGTCGGCATCAGCTTTCTCGGCGCAGGTACGATCGTGCACCAGAAACAAGAAGGTGTCGAGGGGCTGACGACGGCAGCGACAATCTATTTGACTGCCGGAATCGGTGTGGCGGCGGCGGTGAATCGAGTGCCGCTCGCCCTGACGATCACATTTTTCGCAGTGCTCGTCCTTGTCGTGCTTGGCATCGTCGAAGATAAGATCGGAAAGATCGTCTACCGGCGGGGCAAGGCGAAAGAAGCACGTCGGGAAAGCGATACCGAGTGA
- a CDS encoding TIGR03067 domain-containing protein, whose protein sequence is MNARTITALTTTSMLLCLASLAAAGERAPGPTPHDTSTEKFQGRWKVVAGVNQGRELSEAEIQGTTVTVATNTIVTYDRDEHQRFRAVFTIDAAEKPMHIDMTSIPEQAPLSKEKVDRPKQDVIAAGILKFDGDDRCVLCYALPGADRPTKFASPEGSKLMLFKMERMQGDPVPDHRSKDASR, encoded by the coding sequence ATGAACGCGCGTACGATCACAGCCCTGACCACGACCTCGATGCTGCTTTGCCTCGCCTCCCTTGCTGCCGCTGGCGAACGCGCCCCCGGTCCGACGCCTCACGACACGTCCACCGAAAAATTTCAAGGTCGATGGAAAGTTGTCGCCGGAGTCAATCAAGGACGCGAATTGAGCGAAGCCGAAATCCAAGGAACCACCGTCACGGTGGCGACCAACACCATCGTTACCTATGATCGCGACGAACACCAACGATTTCGGGCGGTCTTCACAATCGATGCCGCCGAAAAGCCGATGCATATCGATATGACATCGATCCCGGAGCAAGCGCCCCTTTCAAAAGAAAAGGTCGATCGTCCTAAGCAGGATGTGATTGCAGCGGGAATTCTTAAGTTCGATGGAGACGATCGCTGCGTGCTTTGCTATGCGTTACCTGGTGCCGATCGGCCTACGAAATTTGCATCGCCGGAGGGGAGTAAGTTGATGCTGTTTAAAATGGAGCGTATGCAAGGAGATCCCGTTCCCGATCATCGTTCAAAAGATGCGTCGCGATAG
- a CDS encoding TadE/TadG family type IV pilus assembly protein → MKIHTHRRLRFDRRCRTGAVTVEMAFCIPILLFLFVASADVIRYNLLRNVVAQAAYEGARTALVQGATVAEVQTAVDDTITAFNPKLNYEVTVNPGTLPTLAATIRVTVDCDLSSDGWIVMGKFLDSDVSHSIEIRNE, encoded by the coding sequence ATGAAGATTCACACCCATCGACGCCTTCGATTCGACCGACGCTGCCGCACCGGAGCGGTCACCGTGGAAATGGCGTTCTGCATTCCGATCCTGTTGTTTTTATTTGTGGCCAGCGCCGATGTAATTCGCTACAACCTGCTACGGAACGTCGTTGCCCAAGCAGCCTACGAAGGCGCACGAACCGCATTGGTGCAAGGAGCGACGGTTGCCGAAGTTCAGACGGCCGTCGATGATACGATCACCGCATTCAATCCAAAATTGAACTACGAGGTGACGGTTAACCCTGGGACGTTACCCACCCTTGCCGCGACGATTCGGGTGACCGTCGATTGCGACCTCAGCAGCGACGGCTGGATCGTGATGGGAAAATTCCTCGATTCGGACGTATCGCATTCGATCGAGATACGGAATGAGTAG